From Shewanella yunxiaonensis, the proteins below share one genomic window:
- a CDS encoding NADP(H)-dependent aldo-keto reductase — protein MEYMRIPNSNLEVSKLCLGTMTWGQQNTQAEAFEQLDLAIGEGINFIDAAEMYPVPPMPETQGETERIIGNYLKARGNRDKLVIATKVAAPGGRCDYIRPNMALDWDNIHAAVDASLQRLGVDTIDLYQIHWPHRNTNFFGELYYQQQPKESQTPILKTLEALAEVIRLGKVRYIGVSNETPWGLMKYLQLADKHGVPRIVTVQNPYNLLNRSFEIGMSEISHREQLPLLAYSPLAFGTLSGKYLNDAWPEGARLTLFKRFSRYTSSELALKATEAYVTLARKLGLSPVQMALAWVSSRPFVGANIIGATATEQLRENINSQQLTLSEEVLAELEALSLKYRVPCP, from the coding sequence ATGGAATATATGCGTATTCCCAATTCCAACCTGGAAGTAAGTAAACTTTGCCTGGGCACCATGACCTGGGGACAGCAGAACACTCAGGCGGAAGCCTTTGAACAATTAGATCTGGCCATCGGTGAAGGCATCAATTTTATTGATGCGGCGGAAATGTATCCGGTTCCACCAATGCCGGAAACTCAGGGTGAAACCGAACGAATTATCGGTAATTATCTAAAAGCCAGAGGTAACCGGGATAAGCTGGTTATTGCGACCAAAGTTGCCGCACCCGGTGGGCGCTGTGATTACATTCGCCCGAATATGGCACTGGATTGGGACAATATTCATGCAGCGGTGGATGCATCACTGCAGCGCCTTGGGGTTGATACCATCGACCTTTATCAGATCCATTGGCCGCATCGAAACACGAACTTTTTCGGTGAGTTGTATTACCAGCAACAGCCCAAAGAGTCACAAACGCCAATCCTGAAAACATTAGAAGCGCTGGCAGAAGTCATCCGCCTCGGTAAAGTGCGCTACATTGGGGTCTCCAATGAAACGCCTTGGGGATTGATGAAATATCTGCAACTGGCGGATAAACATGGCGTGCCGCGCATTGTTACGGTGCAAAACCCATACAACCTGCTAAACCGTAGTTTCGAAATCGGCATGAGCGAAATCAGCCACCGCGAACAACTGCCGCTACTGGCATACTCACCGCTGGCGTTTGGCACGTTGAGTGGTAAATACCTTAATGATGCCTGGCCGGAAGGTGCACGGCTGACGCTGTTCAAACGTTTTTCCCGTTACACCAGTAGTGAGCTGGCATTAAAAGCCACGGAAGCTTATGTGACACTGGCGCGCAAACTGGGACTTAGCCCGGTACAGATGGCGTTGGCGTGGGTCAGTTCTCGGCCGTTTGTTGGTGCCAACATTATCGGCGCGACCGCTACTGAGCAGCTACGGGAAAATATCAACAGCCAGCAATTAACCCTGTCAGAAGAAGTATTAGCGGAATTAGAAGCATTGAGTCTGAAGTATCGCGTGCCCTGCCCTTAA
- a CDS encoding GNAT family N-acetyltransferase, whose amino-acid sequence MNTLTKALFRPLTAADDSAIAAVIREVSAEYGLTPDKGYSVADPTLDQLSAIYGQPGYGYWLVEHNGKVAGGAGIGKVSGYPQICELQKMYFLAELRGQGVGQQLAKHCIAEAKAAGYQQMYLETTSLLPEALRLYHKLGFKQLAAPIGNTGHDACEIPMLLDID is encoded by the coding sequence ATGAATACATTAACAAAAGCGCTATTCCGGCCATTGACTGCAGCGGATGACTCAGCAATTGCAGCAGTGATTCGTGAAGTATCCGCAGAGTATGGTCTGACCCCCGATAAAGGCTACAGTGTTGCCGATCCAACACTGGATCAGCTGTCTGCCATATACGGTCAACCAGGATATGGCTACTGGTTAGTAGAACATAACGGGAAGGTAGCTGGCGGTGCGGGGATTGGCAAAGTCAGCGGCTATCCGCAGATTTGCGAACTGCAAAAGATGTATTTTTTGGCAGAATTGCGTGGCCAAGGTGTTGGTCAGCAACTGGCCAAACACTGCATTGCCGAGGCGAAAGCGGCTGGCTACCAGCAGATGTATCTGGAAACTACTTCGCTGTTACCAGAAGCGCTGAGACTTTATCATAAACTCGGCTTCAAGCAGTTAGCGGCGCCGATCGGCAACACCGGTCACGATGCCTGCGAAATTCCGATGTTGCTGGATATCGACTAA
- the yjjX gene encoding inosine/xanthosine triphosphatase — protein MNKIIRVVVGSTNPVKINAGKKAVASLHPDAEILCEGVKAPSGVADQPMTDEATRQGAINRVKWCQQQTTADYYLAMEGGVDLIADHAYTYAWVVIADNRQLSLSRSAHLPLPTKVYQALQQGQELGDVMDAMFNTVNIKQAGGAIGLLTEGHATREGTYTAALIMAAAPLRFPKLY, from the coding sequence ATGAATAAAATCATTCGCGTGGTGGTGGGCTCGACAAACCCAGTCAAAATCAACGCTGGCAAAAAGGCCGTTGCCAGTTTGCACCCCGATGCTGAAATTCTCTGTGAAGGTGTAAAAGCCCCCTCCGGCGTGGCAGATCAACCCATGACGGACGAAGCCACTCGACAGGGCGCCATCAATCGCGTCAAGTGGTGCCAGCAGCAGACCACTGCCGACTATTATCTGGCAATGGAAGGCGGTGTCGATCTGATTGCCGATCATGCCTACACCTATGCCTGGGTAGTCATCGCCGATAATCGTCAACTCAGTCTAAGCCGCAGTGCCCATCTGCCGTTACCCACGAAGGTATACCAGGCATTGCAACAGGGACAGGAACTAGGCGATGTCATGGATGCCATGTTCAATACTGTTAATATCAAGCAAGCGGGTGGCGCCATAGGTCTGCTGACCGAAGGCCATGCCACGCGTGAAGGCACCTATACTGCCGCGTTGATTATGGCGGCCGCGCCACTGCGGTTTCCCAAACTCTACTGA
- a CDS encoding GNAT family N-acetyltransferase, with protein MQIRKGRSEDINALVAFNQAMAEETEGLKLDAATLTRGVTTMINEPQRGFYLVAEQQGNIVASLMVTFEWSDWRAANYYWIQSVYVTPSSRRQGIYRQLYQAVKTMAEAEGGAASFRLYVEHDNQQAQQTYTALGMAQSHYLMFEEVVKA; from the coding sequence ATGCAAATCCGCAAAGGCCGCAGCGAAGATATCAACGCGCTGGTTGCCTTTAACCAGGCAATGGCCGAAGAAACTGAAGGTCTAAAGCTTGACGCGGCCACGTTGACGCGCGGCGTGACCACCATGATTAACGAGCCACAACGTGGTTTTTATCTAGTTGCCGAGCAGCAAGGAAACATTGTTGCCTCGTTAATGGTGACGTTTGAATGGAGTGACTGGCGCGCCGCCAATTACTACTGGATCCAGAGTGTCTATGTCACCCCAAGCAGTCGCCGTCAGGGTATCTATCGCCAACTATATCAAGCGGTAAAAACCATGGCAGAAGCCGAAGGTGGAGCCGCAAGCTTCCGCTTATATGTTGAACATGACAATCAACAGGCCCAGCAGACCTATACCGCGTTGGGCATGGCACAAAGTCATTACCTGATGTTTGAAGAAGTCGTTAAAGCCTAA
- a CDS encoding META domain-containing protein — MLKHILSVLLLASLTACQSLYTTPISLTELQGNWHIDSIRGKAVTDYSPAQLTFAADGKLSGNNSCNNFFGSYQLDGKMLTLKPAGSTMKACIDELMAQEQNVMQLLPKVTAATYNDGKLLLLGSKSKVLLTLSRR; from the coding sequence ATGCTGAAACACATTTTGTCAGTGTTATTGCTGGCATCACTGACAGCCTGCCAATCGCTCTACACCACGCCTATTAGCCTTACTGAGTTACAAGGCAACTGGCATATTGATAGCATTCGGGGAAAAGCTGTCACTGACTACAGCCCGGCGCAACTTACGTTTGCCGCAGATGGCAAACTCAGCGGTAACAACAGCTGCAATAATTTCTTTGGTAGCTACCAGCTTGACGGCAAGATGCTGACGCTGAAACCCGCAGGCTCGACGATGAAAGCCTGCATTGATGAATTGATGGCACAGGAACAGAACGTTATGCAACTGCTGCCCAAGGTCACTGCCGCCACATACAACGATGGCAAACTGTTACTGCTGGGAAGTAAAAGCAAAGTGTTGCTGACACTCAGCCGCCGCTAA
- a CDS encoding GGDEF domain-containing protein, with product MLPESVKPGISLLENDNHGLNLVRWMHQCELMKHYYQADKVFVLQKTDSGFEVIVSAADNSMQFAPGKTFAADSGLLHQMAYSSPDGLNLDLTQGTADEYPDEFRSVLSILSRPVHWPDGSIFGCLCVLNAHANENQHVSPLMLEPFQILLQQDLALLCQNHRIEALSMRDADTGMLNNYGFIMMAPRQLNLGRRFGAHCGVIFFELEPNGVMDDELLKRCHQELANLLLTTLRAADIAAHYDNTKFVLLVFVDLERDLEHIVRRVERLFSQSPLPMSIDYSYRFFTPDSTAKLVAMVDEAKSGLRSSVPKNDA from the coding sequence ATGCTGCCTGAATCGGTTAAACCTGGAATTAGCTTACTGGAAAACGATAATCATGGACTGAATTTAGTGCGCTGGATGCATCAGTGCGAGCTAATGAAACATTATTATCAGGCAGATAAGGTATTTGTACTGCAAAAAACTGACAGCGGGTTTGAAGTGATTGTCAGTGCGGCTGACAACAGCATGCAATTTGCCCCAGGCAAAACCTTTGCTGCAGACTCAGGGTTGTTACATCAGATGGCTTACAGCAGTCCTGATGGTTTAAACCTGGATTTGACTCAAGGAACCGCCGATGAATATCCCGATGAATTCCGTAGCGTGTTGAGTATTCTTTCACGCCCGGTACATTGGCCAGACGGTTCAATATTTGGCTGTTTGTGTGTCCTAAATGCCCATGCCAACGAAAATCAGCATGTCAGCCCATTGATGCTGGAACCGTTCCAAATCCTGCTACAACAAGATCTGGCACTGCTGTGTCAAAATCATCGTATTGAAGCCTTGTCGATGCGTGATGCCGATACCGGGATGCTGAATAATTATGGCTTCATCATGATGGCGCCAAGACAACTCAATTTAGGGCGGCGCTTCGGTGCTCACTGCGGTGTGATTTTCTTTGAACTGGAACCCAACGGCGTCATGGACGATGAGCTGTTAAAACGCTGCCATCAGGAACTGGCCAATCTGTTACTGACCACGCTCCGGGCCGCCGATATTGCAGCGCATTACGACAATACTAAATTTGTGTTGCTCGTGTTCGTCGATCTGGAACGTGACCTCGAACATATTGTTCGACGGGTTGAGCGACTGTTCAGCCAGTCCCCCTTACCTATGTCCATCGACTATAGTTATCGCTTCTTTACACCGGATTCCACCGCTAAATTGGTGGCCATGGTGGATGAGGCAAAATCCGGTCTGCGCTCTTCAGTTCCTAAAAACGACGCGTAA
- the metK gene encoding methionine adenosyltransferase has product MARHLFTSESVSEGHPDKIADQISDAVLDAILTQDPKARVACETYVKTGMVMVGGEITTSAWVDIEELTRNTVREIGYTSSEMGFDANSCAVLSAIGKQSPDINQGVDRKDPKEQGAGDQGLMFGYASNETDVLMPAPITYAHALVKRQSQVRKQGLLPWLRPDAKSQVTFVYDNDQIVGIDAVVLSTQHSDEISLKELQEGVMETIIKPVLPQQWLTKDTKFFINPTGRFVIGGPMGDCGLTGRKIIVDTYGGMARHGGGAFSGKDPSKVDRSAAYAARYVAKNIVAAGLAARCEIQVSYAIGVAEPTSISVETFGTGRLPEEQLIALVRRHFDLRPYGLTEMLDLARPIYQATAAYGHFGRSEFPWEQTNKAEALRDDAGL; this is encoded by the coding sequence ATGGCAAGACACCTGTTTACTTCTGAATCTGTGTCAGAAGGACATCCTGATAAAATCGCCGATCAGATTTCTGATGCGGTGCTCGACGCCATTCTCACCCAGGACCCTAAGGCCCGCGTCGCCTGTGAAACTTATGTCAAAACTGGCATGGTGATGGTAGGTGGTGAGATTACCACTTCTGCTTGGGTGGACATTGAAGAACTGACCCGTAACACTGTGCGTGAAATCGGCTATACCAGTTCCGAAATGGGATTTGATGCTAACTCCTGTGCGGTATTAAGCGCTATCGGTAAACAATCACCTGATATCAACCAAGGTGTTGACCGTAAAGACCCGAAAGAACAGGGTGCGGGAGACCAGGGATTGATGTTCGGTTATGCCAGCAACGAAACTGACGTGCTGATGCCCGCCCCAATCACTTATGCACATGCGCTGGTCAAACGCCAGTCACAAGTGCGTAAACAAGGCCTATTGCCGTGGTTACGCCCTGATGCCAAATCTCAGGTGACCTTCGTATACGACAATGATCAGATTGTCGGTATTGATGCCGTGGTGCTATCGACTCAGCACAGCGACGAAATCAGCCTGAAAGAATTGCAAGAAGGCGTGATGGAAACCATCATCAAGCCCGTATTGCCACAGCAATGGCTGACCAAAGACACCAAGTTCTTTATCAACCCAACCGGTCGTTTTGTGATTGGTGGGCCGATGGGCGACTGCGGTCTGACAGGTCGTAAGATTATCGTCGATACCTACGGTGGTATGGCGCGTCATGGTGGTGGGGCATTCTCTGGTAAAGATCCATCAAAGGTGGACCGCAGTGCGGCATACGCGGCCCGTTATGTTGCTAAGAACATCGTGGCTGCCGGACTGGCGGCTCGCTGTGAAATTCAGGTTTCCTATGCCATTGGGGTAGCAGAACCGACTTCTATCAGTGTGGAAACCTTTGGTACTGGCAGATTGCCAGAAGAACAGCTGATTGCGCTAGTACGCCGTCACTTTGACCTGCGGCCATACGGTCTGACCGAAATGCTGGATCTGGCTCGCCCAATCTATCAGGCAACCGCAGCATACGGCCACTTTGGCCGCAGTGAGTTCCCGTGGGAGCAAACCAATAAGGCTGAAGCCCTGCGTGATGACGCGGGCTTGTAA
- the tkt gene encoding transketolase, with translation MSSRKELANAIRALSMDAVQKAKSGHPGAPMGMADIAEVLWRGHLRHNPLDPKWANRDRFVLSNGHGSMLLYSLLHLSGYDLSIDDLKQFRQLHSRTPGHPEYGYAPGVETTTGPLGQGITNAVGMAIAEKVLAAQFNREGHEIVDHHTYVFMGDGCMMEGISHEACSLAGTLGLGKLIAFWDDNGISIDGHVDGWFSDDTPKRFEAYGWQVIAAVDGHDAEAINSAIEQAKADPRPSLICCKTIIGYGSPNKSGSHDCHGSPLGDAEVAAAREFLGWPYAPFEIPAEIYAAWDAKAAGSAAESDWETQFAAYAAAYPELAAELKRRVSGELPADFATGAQAYIEQLQANPANIASRKASQNALEAFGKLLPEFLGGSADLAPSNLTMYSASKSISREDATGNYLHYGVREFGMSAMMNGIALHGGFVPYGATFLMFMEYARNALRMAALMKQRVIFVYTHDSIGLGEDGPTHQPVEQTATLRLMPNMSTWRPCDQVESAIAWKYAIERQDGPTSLIFSRQNLTQMPRNAAQLADVTKGGYVLVDCAGTPELIFIATGSEVELAVKAQAALTAAGRKVRVVSMPATDVFDKQDAAYKEAVLPAAVTKRVAVEAGIADYWYKYVGLNGKVIGMTTFGESAPAGQLFEEFGFTVDNVIAAAESLLA, from the coding sequence ATGTCTTCCCGTAAAGAACTCGCTAACGCTATTCGTGCTTTAAGTATGGATGCAGTGCAAAAAGCTAAATCCGGTCACCCAGGTGCTCCTATGGGCATGGCTGATATCGCAGAAGTACTCTGGCGCGGGCATCTGCGGCACAATCCACTTGATCCGAAATGGGCTAATCGCGACCGTTTTGTGTTGTCCAATGGCCACGGTTCGATGTTGCTTTATTCCTTGTTACATCTGAGCGGTTACGATCTCAGTATTGACGATCTGAAACAGTTCCGTCAGTTGCATTCTCGCACGCCTGGTCATCCTGAATACGGCTATGCTCCTGGTGTCGAAACCACTACCGGGCCGCTGGGACAGGGTATTACCAATGCGGTTGGGATGGCGATTGCCGAAAAAGTGTTGGCGGCGCAGTTCAACCGTGAAGGCCATGAGATTGTTGACCATCACACTTATGTGTTCATGGGCGACGGTTGCATGATGGAAGGTATCTCCCATGAAGCCTGCTCGCTGGCGGGGACTCTGGGGTTGGGCAAGCTGATTGCCTTCTGGGATGACAACGGTATTTCAATTGACGGTCACGTTGATGGCTGGTTTAGCGACGACACTCCGAAACGTTTTGAAGCCTATGGCTGGCAAGTCATTGCTGCGGTTGATGGCCATGATGCTGAAGCGATTAACTCGGCCATTGAGCAAGCCAAAGCGGATCCACGACCATCACTGATCTGCTGTAAAACTATTATCGGTTATGGATCACCTAACAAATCCGGTTCCCATGACTGTCATGGCTCACCACTGGGTGATGCTGAAGTGGCCGCTGCTCGAGAATTTTTGGGATGGCCTTATGCGCCGTTTGAAATTCCTGCGGAAATTTATGCTGCTTGGGATGCAAAGGCTGCCGGTAGTGCCGCAGAATCGGATTGGGAAACTCAGTTTGCTGCCTACGCCGCGGCATACCCTGAGCTGGCGGCTGAACTGAAACGCCGTGTCAGTGGCGAACTGCCAGCCGACTTTGCAACCGGCGCTCAGGCTTATATCGAACAGTTACAAGCCAACCCGGCCAATATCGCGTCACGCAAGGCATCGCAAAACGCATTGGAAGCCTTCGGTAAATTACTGCCAGAATTTCTCGGTGGTAGTGCTGACTTAGCGCCTTCTAACCTGACGATGTATTCCGCTTCCAAGTCCATCAGCCGCGAAGACGCTACTGGTAACTATCTGCACTACGGGGTGCGTGAGTTCGGTATGTCAGCGATGATGAATGGTATTGCGTTGCATGGTGGCTTTGTGCCTTATGGCGCAACTTTCCTGATGTTTATGGAATATGCCCGTAACGCACTGCGTATGGCAGCATTGATGAAACAGCGGGTAATCTTTGTGTATACCCATGACTCCATTGGTCTGGGGGAAGACGGTCCAACCCATCAGCCGGTTGAGCAAACTGCCACCCTGCGTCTGATGCCTAACATGAGTACCTGGCGTCCATGTGACCAAGTGGAATCTGCGATCGCCTGGAAATATGCTATTGAACGTCAGGATGGTCCAACATCACTGATTTTCTCACGGCAAAACCTGACGCAGATGCCTCGCAACGCTGCGCAGCTGGCCGATGTCACTAAAGGTGGTTATGTGCTGGTGGATTGTGCTGGTACGCCTGAGCTGATCTTCATCGCCACCGGTTCTGAAGTAGAATTAGCCGTGAAAGCACAAGCGGCACTGACTGCTGCCGGACGTAAAGTGCGCGTAGTATCTATGCCTGCCACTGATGTGTTTGATAAACAGGATGCGGCGTATAAAGAAGCTGTATTACCGGCCGCTGTGACCAAGCGCGTTGCCGTTGAAGCCGGGATCGCCGATTACTGGTACAAGTATGTCGGTCTTAACGGCAAGGTTATCGGCATGACCACCTTCGGTGAGTCGGCTCCAGCGGGTCAATTGTTTGAAGAGTTCGGCTTTACCGTCGATAACGTGATTGCTGCTGCCGAATCTTTGCTGGCATGA